In Candidatus Bathyarchaeia archaeon, the following are encoded in one genomic region:
- a CDS encoding NosD domain-containing protein: MRLVRNVDDAVKTRKRVVLLLLLLLSLVLVSLCFEWKAFVSGQSPKIITVGVGGDFGSIQEAINAAENGDTVLVYAGVYFENVVVNKSVSLVGEGWESTVVDGGGNGHVVLVEADNVTVCGFTLRNSGVGPVTPFCGVKLDFADFCLICNNSVVGNEYGVWFSNSANNTFFGNVVAHNSGTYGVRLYGSSGNNLSCNRVFDNGYGVYLYAGSDGNVVKGNVVEDNSFGVYVAHSSGNVVEENVVANSSMYGVTLRLAGGNFLFHNDFVGNHWQFDVSDAEVNVWDDGFPSGGNFWSDFLERYPNATEIDDSGVWDTAYFMGSDNVDRYPLVRRFNVAVYGLTVMAGAGGSTMPAPGVYNFTEGSVVFVHAVADVGFSFDYWLLDGVVRRENPVSVVMDGVHVLWAFFVDDVAPLVGVPVRVPSGDVGAFVNVTVSVSVVDFGSGVCNVSLWFRVEGAGDWVVVGMSHVYLNDYEGVIPGFADGTRVEFKVVAFDNVGNVAVNDDGGVFFKYSVVLEFPSLAGVVFFVVLCGFLLVFLKRRVLGLC, from the coding sequence TTGCGTTTGGTTAGGAATGTTGATGATGCCGTGAAAACGAGAAAGCGCGTTGTGCTTTTGCTGTTGTTGCTTCTTTCGCTTGTTTTGGTTAGCCTCTGCTTTGAGTGGAAAGCGTTTGTTTCTGGACAAAGCCCTAAAATAATCACTGTTGGTGTCGGCGGCGATTTTGGTTCTATTCAAGAGGCGATTAATGCGGCTGAGAATGGTGACACTGTTCTTGTGTATGCTGGGGTTTATTTTGAGAATGTTGTTGTGAACAAGAGTGTTTCGCTTGTTGGTGAGGGCTGGGAAAGCACGGTTGTTGATGGTGGTGGAAATGGGCATGTGGTTTTGGTTGAGGCTGATAATGTGACGGTTTGTGGTTTTACTTTGCGGAATAGTGGTGTTGGTCCTGTTACTCCGTTTTGTGGGGTTAAGTTGGATTTTGCTGATTTTTGTTTGATTTGTAATAATAGTGTTGTTGGGAATGAGTATGGTGTTTGGTTTTCGAATTCAGCTAATAACACGTTTTTTGGTAATGTGGTTGCGCATAACAGTGGCACTTATGGCGTTAGGCTTTACGGGTCGAGTGGTAATAATTTGAGTTGTAATCGTGTTTTTGATAATGGTTATGGTGTTTATCTTTATGCGGGTTCTGATGGTAATGTGGTTAAGGGTAATGTTGTGGAGGATAATTCGTTTGGGGTTTATGTGGCACATTCTAGTGGGAACGTTGTTGAGGAGAATGTTGTGGCTAATAGTAGCATGTACGGTGTGACTTTGAGGCTTGCTGGTGGTAATTTCCTTTTTCATAATGATTTTGTTGGTAATCATTGGCAGTTTGATGTTTCTGATGCGGAGGTTAACGTGTGGGATGATGGTTTTCCTTCTGGCGGTAATTTTTGGAGTGATTTTTTGGAGCGGTATCCGAATGCTACGGAGATTGATGATTCTGGAGTTTGGGACACGGCATATTTTATGGGTTCTGATAATGTGGACCGTTATCCTTTGGTTAGGCGTTTTAATGTTGCGGTTTATGGGTTGACTGTTATGGCTGGTGCTGGGGGGTCGACTATGCCTGCGCCGGGGGTTTATAATTTTACTGAGGGTTCGGTTGTTTTTGTGCATGCGGTTGCGGATGTTGGGTTTTCTTTTGATTATTGGTTGTTGGATGGTGTGGTTAGGCGTGAGAATCCGGTTAGTGTGGTTATGGATGGTGTGCATGTTTTGTGGGCGTTTTTTGTTGATGATGTTGCGCCTTTGGTTGGGGTTCCGGTGCGGGTGCCTTCGGGTGATGTTGGGGCTTTTGTGAATGTTACTGTTAGCGTTAGTGTTGTGGATTTTGGGAGTGGCGTTTGTAATGTGAGTTTGTGGTTTAGGGTTGAGGGTGCGGGGGATTGGGTTGTTGTTGGTATGAGTCATGTTTACTTGAATGATTATGAGGGGGTTATTCCGGGTTTTGCGGATGGTACGCGTGTGGAGTTTAAGGTTGTGGCTTTTGATAATGTGGGGAATGTTGCGGTGAATGATGATGGCGGAGTTTTTTTCAAGTATAGCGTAGTTTTGGAGTTTCCTTCTTTGGCTGGCGTGGTGTTTTTTGTGGTTTTGTGTGGGTTTTTGCTTGTTTTTTTGAAGAGGCGGGTTTTAGGGCTGTGTTGA
- a CDS encoding winged helix-turn-helix domain-containing protein: MEERRRRRSRSEVICDILSEALSGVNKTRLMYRCNLNFARFNRYLQELVESGLVECVDGNPDGLVLYRTTVKGRELLQVLRKADDLLSI, from the coding sequence ATGGAGGAGAGAAGGCGGAGGAGGAGTCGTTCGGAAGTGATTTGTGATATTTTAAGTGAGGCTTTGAGTGGTGTTAATAAGACGCGGTTGATGTATCGTTGTAATTTGAATTTTGCGCGGTTTAATCGTTATTTGCAGGAGTTGGTTGAGTCGGGTTTGGTTGAGTGTGTGGATGGTAATCCGGATGGTTTGGTTTTGTATAGGACTACGGTTAAGGGGCGTGAGTTGCTTCAAGTTTTGCGTAAGGCTGATGATTTGTTGTCTATTTGA
- a CDS encoding ATPase domain-containing protein, whose product MRQIPTGIDGLDKMLNGGLPAGRSILLIGNPGSGKTILSFQFLCYGAIHNEPGLYVSLDEDIKLLKEELAGFDWNINKLEETRKLALIDASPVRHIPGEVKIGDYRIGKRDFSLFSLLEIIRSHAEKINAKRIVIDPLASLILQYENTAERRNATLDLLEALAKLGTTNIITTELKALTLQREVLVEEFLSHGVIVLHSWRSQFLAHGGIQIEKMRGIAHDNQIRPYKITSKGIEVFAEEEPLVDVDKTAFVPQRSP is encoded by the coding sequence ATGCGACAAATACCTACGGGCATTGATGGCTTAGACAAAATGTTAAATGGCGGCTTACCTGCAGGACGCTCAATTCTTCTCATTGGTAATCCAGGCTCTGGGAAAACCATCCTAAGCTTTCAGTTCTTATGTTACGGTGCAATCCATAACGAGCCCGGCTTGTACGTTTCGCTTGATGAAGACATAAAACTTCTAAAAGAAGAGTTAGCTGGTTTCGATTGGAACATTAATAAACTGGAAGAAACTCGCAAGTTAGCGCTTATTGATGCTTCTCCTGTAAGGCATATTCCTGGAGAAGTCAAAATTGGCGATTACCGAATCGGCAAAAGAGATTTCAGTCTTTTCAGCCTATTAGAAATTATCAGAAGCCACGCTGAAAAAATAAACGCCAAACGCATAGTCATCGACCCTCTTGCCAGTTTAATCCTTCAATATGAAAATACCGCAGAAAGACGAAATGCAACGTTGGACTTGCTTGAGGCTCTTGCAAAACTGGGAACAACCAACATAATTACCACAGAGCTTAAGGCGTTAACTTTGCAGAGGGAAGTGCTTGTAGAAGAGTTTTTGTCGCATGGAGTCATAGTGCTTCATTCGTGGAGAAGCCAATTTCTCGCTCATGGCGGCATACAAATAGAGAAAATGCGCGGAATCGCCCATGACAACCAAATTCGCCCATACAAGATAACCAGCAAAGGCATCGAAGTCTTCGCAGAAGAAGAGCCTCTAGTTGATGTGGACAAGACAGCTTTTGTTCCACAACGTTCTCCCTAA
- a CDS encoding PKD domain-containing protein, which produces MKNSKLTKNKKLQKITLCLLLFLAFLQILNLKTPTIVNADTTTLQVYAEAASFARLDDIDPSGWFYQAVLYNPTNAPITVTGLRWLYNATAKIIDVARNVRCYDTRYFTASPTTYNPDDKTIYWEYSPGSITVNVPAKSLIVTWIEVPVYSVNNDGIVTTYCLQAYDGTQWLTSPLYTSHSGHDNAATTLFRADFNLTTNPTDENHAHPNPEWLFNEDRTIIAGLPTRIRLIPITMSRNSQGINYATVNITLPQGWTYTPGSAYLPYGDVVTYYNENGVDKLKWDFTKDVLKYALNTSMAQNYIEFNVTAPYVSGIHNFTVTATITSLAGRTTTENQYIYALVKTPPTANFTFTPATPLTQESVTFNATNSYDLDGTVTDYFWDFGDGANATGITANHVYADNGTYTVTLTVTDNEGLKSTLQSAITIQNRPPIAQFTKSAQIVYTGETILFNASTSFDPDGTIVSYYWDFDDETNAVGATVNHSYAHTGIYSVKLNVIDNDGASNITTQFVTVLNRLPLASITIIPAQPKKDEVVVFDASGCYDQDGVIVSYVWNFGDGNVTETSNPMITHVYTSSGTFNVTLTLIDNNGGYKEAVQTITISEDSDTSAPPSINWIWFLLVIPPLILFFGGVLWKRRNSGKNARGFDYFKEITDGGIPDSFSVLVTGMPGSGKSTLCQELAYSFLKEGNTCIYVNYDCFPNEVREDMKKFHLDMSDYEEKKKFLFIDCFSSIAKVSSKEKYSLAQPFSLADLGIIMSQVTGEAGGSPKVFFDSVVPLLTHVDPSKVVEFLQDRSARIKGVNGTFVFTVGKETIEPSLVNRLEEFVDCVIELDVNTIKGKRVRRLHVKKMRGRKPSDKWIDFEIDEKRGIVFLV; this is translated from the coding sequence ATGAAAAACAGCAAACTTACAAAAAACAAAAAGTTACAGAAAATAACACTATGCTTACTTCTGTTTTTGGCTTTTCTGCAAATTCTCAACCTCAAAACGCCCACCATCGTAAATGCTGACACTACTACGCTACAGGTGTATGCTGAAGCCGCCAGCTTCGCAAGACTAGACGACATCGACCCGTCAGGATGGTTCTACCAAGCCGTGCTATATAACCCAACAAACGCGCCTATAACCGTGACGGGCTTAAGATGGCTGTATAACGCCACTGCAAAAATAATTGACGTAGCCAGAAACGTACGGTGCTATGACACGCGCTACTTTACCGCGTCACCAACAACCTATAACCCAGACGACAAAACAATCTACTGGGAATACTCGCCTGGAAGCATCACAGTAAACGTGCCAGCTAAATCTCTTATCGTAACATGGATTGAAGTACCCGTGTACTCCGTAAACAATGATGGAATAGTAACAACCTACTGCCTGCAAGCCTACGATGGCACACAATGGCTAACCTCGCCACTTTACACATCGCATAGCGGACACGACAACGCCGCCACAACACTGTTTCGCGCAGACTTTAACTTGACAACAAATCCAACAGACGAGAACCATGCACACCCAAATCCAGAATGGCTTTTCAACGAAGACAGAACAATAATTGCTGGCTTGCCAACACGCATTAGGTTGATACCCATAACAATGTCAAGAAATTCGCAAGGAATAAACTACGCTACTGTAAACATAACACTGCCACAAGGATGGACATACACCCCTGGCTCTGCTTACCTTCCTTACGGTGATGTGGTAACTTATTATAACGAGAATGGTGTGGACAAGCTCAAATGGGACTTTACAAAAGATGTCCTGAAATATGCATTAAACACTTCTATGGCACAGAACTATATAGAATTTAATGTTACAGCACCATATGTTTCTGGCATTCACAACTTCACTGTAACAGCGACTATAACGAGTTTGGCTGGACGAACAACAACAGAAAACCAGTATATCTACGCACTTGTTAAGACTCCGCCAACTGCAAACTTCACGTTCACACCAGCCACACCATTAACGCAGGAGAGCGTAACATTCAACGCCACAAACAGTTATGACCTAGACGGAACAGTAACAGATTACTTTTGGGATTTTGGAGACGGCGCAAACGCCACGGGCATAACTGCAAATCACGTCTACGCTGACAATGGAACATACACTGTAACGCTTACAGTAACAGACAACGAAGGATTAAAAAGCACATTGCAAAGCGCAATCACAATCCAAAACAGACCGCCAATTGCGCAGTTCACAAAATCTGCCCAAATCGTCTACACTGGCGAAACCATACTCTTCAACGCAAGCACTAGTTTTGACCCAGACGGCACAATAGTTAGTTATTATTGGGATTTTGATGACGAAACAAATGCTGTCGGCGCAACCGTGAACCACTCTTATGCGCACACTGGAATTTACTCTGTAAAACTTAATGTCATAGACAATGATGGCGCCTCAAACATTACCACTCAGTTCGTGACTGTGCTTAACCGTCTACCTTTAGCCTCCATAACAATAATACCTGCACAACCAAAAAAGGATGAAGTGGTGGTTTTTGACGCGTCTGGCTGTTATGACCAAGATGGTGTAATAGTGAGTTATGTTTGGAATTTTGGCGATGGCAACGTAACAGAAACCAGCAATCCAATGATAACACATGTTTACACCAGCTCCGGGACTTTTAACGTGACTTTAACATTAATCGACAACAACGGCGGATACAAAGAAGCAGTTCAAACAATAACAATAAGCGAAGACAGCGACACTTCGGCTCCACCAAGCATAAATTGGATTTGGTTTCTACTGGTTATTCCGCCTTTAATACTGTTTTTTGGAGGAGTTTTGTGGAAAAGGCGAAACTCTGGCAAAAATGCAAGAGGATTTGACTATTTCAAGGAGATAACTGACGGAGGCATACCTGATTCCTTCTCTGTTTTGGTCACTGGCATGCCTGGTTCGGGAAAGAGCACTTTATGCCAAGAATTGGCGTATTCTTTTTTGAAGGAAGGAAATACTTGCATTTATGTTAATTATGACTGTTTTCCGAATGAAGTTAGAGAAGACATGAAAAAATTTCATCTTGACATGTCTGACTATGAAGAGAAAAAGAAGTTTCTATTCATCGACTGCTTCTCTTCTATAGCAAAAGTCAGCAGTAAAGAAAAGTACTCGTTGGCTCAACCGTTTTCGTTAGCTGATCTGGGAATAATAATGTCGCAAGTGACAGGTGAGGCTGGAGGTTCGCCGAAAGTTTTCTTTGATTCGGTTGTTCCACTTTTAACGCATGTTGACCCTTCGAAAGTTGTTGAGTTTTTGCAAGACCGTAGTGCACGCATTAAAGGAGTGAATGGCACTTTTGTTTTTACTGTAGGCAAGGAAACGATTGAGCCGAGTTTGGTGAATCGTCTTGAGGAGTTTGTTGACTGTGTGATTGAGTTGGATGTGAATACTATTAAGGGAAAGAGGGTTCGTAGGTTGCATGTTAAGAAGATGCGTGGAAGAAAGCCTTCTGACAAATGGATTGATTTTGAAATAGACGAAAAACGTGGAATAGTGTTTCTTGTTTAG
- a CDS encoding PIN domain-containing protein encodes MPKTVFDTRFFIEHYYSKDKATLQKTTQTIRNTKQKHISTITIHEIYQLTLQKEGRETAKLRTELLEKDFKTIDVNTQIAKTSAEIRHKHKIPMADSIIAATTQHLKATCITDDPHLKTIKEIKTKWL; translated from the coding sequence ATGCCTAAAACAGTATTCGACACAAGATTCTTCATAGAACACTACTACTCCAAAGACAAAGCGACTCTACAAAAAACAACACAAACAATACGAAACACCAAACAAAAACACATCTCAACCATAACAATCCACGAAATCTACCAACTCACACTACAAAAAGAAGGACGCGAAACCGCGAAACTAAGAACAGAACTCCTAGAAAAAGACTTCAAAACAATAGACGTAAACACACAAATCGCAAAAACCTCGGCAGAAATAAGACACAAACACAAAATTCCAATGGCAGACAGCATAATAGCCGCCACAACCCAACACCTAAAAGCCACATGCATAACAGACGACCCCCACTTGAAAACCATCAAAGAAATCAAAACAAAATGGCTCTAA
- a CDS encoding AbrB/MazE/SpoVT family DNA-binding domain-containing protein: MKTEEVIVTRKGQTTIPAELRKKHKIQEGTRLEVIETPEGILFKPKKSTTDLAGSGAKHATPEEMKHFLDKLREEDA, translated from the coding sequence ATGAAAACCGAAGAAGTAATAGTAACCAGAAAAGGCCAAACCACAATCCCAGCAGAACTCCGCAAAAAACACAAAATCCAAGAAGGAACACGCCTCGAAGTCATCGAAACCCCAGAAGGCATACTCTTCAAACCCAAAAAATCAACCACCGACCTCGCCGGCTCAGGAGCAAAACACGCAACCCCAGAAGAAATGAAACACTTCCTAGACAAGCTAAGGGAAGAAGATGCCTAA
- a CDS encoding PIN domain-containing protein, translating into MKTVVIDSYAWIEIFIGSTRGEKAKETIQNAEETYTPDIVLAEIARKYLREGAKQQTISERLKTIEETTEITSIDKETAIESAKCYMQLTEKTKKEKLKPPSLFDAIILATAKTLNAKIITGDEHFRNLKETIWIGET; encoded by the coding sequence GTGAAAACAGTAGTGATTGACTCTTACGCTTGGATAGAAATCTTTATAGGAAGCACCCGAGGCGAAAAAGCCAAAGAAACCATCCAAAACGCCGAAGAAACCTACACACCAGACATTGTCTTAGCAGAAATAGCCCGCAAATACCTACGCGAAGGCGCAAAACAACAAACAATCAGCGAACGCCTAAAAACAATAGAAGAAACTACGGAAATAACCTCAATAGACAAAGAAACAGCCATAGAATCCGCAAAATGCTACATGCAACTAACAGAAAAAACCAAAAAAGAAAAACTCAAACCCCCAAGCCTCTTCGACGCCATAATACTCGCAACAGCAAAAACCCTAAACGCAAAAATAATAACAGGCGACGAACACTTCAGAAACCTAAAAGAAACAATATGGATAGGCGAAACTTAA
- a CDS encoding VapB-type antitoxin, producing the protein MSEATTIRVSKSTLKMLEKLRRKLGAQTLDETIKLFIAQQRKKRLNETFGIDKGKIKPFTEEDRGENSSD; encoded by the coding sequence GTGAGCGAAGCAACAACAATTAGGGTTTCAAAAAGCACGTTAAAAATGCTGGAGAAGCTACGCAGAAAATTGGGAGCCCAAACTTTAGACGAAACAATAAAACTTTTCATAGCACAACAACGCAAAAAAAGGCTCAATGAAACATTCGGCATAGACAAAGGCAAAATAAAACCCTTCACAGAGGAGGACCGCGGTGAAAACAGTAGTGATTGA
- a CDS encoding terminase family protein, with protein sequence MTIEALKQLKENPTLFAQTLLNFNPFPYQQQLLNDQTKRIIACMARQTGKTTTIATKAIHYAYTNPNTTTLIISPSLRQSIIMFDKILNFITNNPLLNQSVTRKTRTLIQLTNKSQIIALPCSEHQLRGYTAHLTICDEAAFTPEHIITEIILPMLSTTNGTAILLSTPWDKNHFFHQAFLNPNYTTYKIKSEQNPLIPKQFLQEMQQNMTKEAYKREYEAEFTETQNTYFPQELIRKCVEHAQKINLEPYTNLEQPTQQGNYYAGIDLGKLKTHTAIAITQKQENDTIKLVYTHEFPLETPCTQIIQHLKNAQQKLNIQKTLIDQTGIGEPILEEIQNQNIPNTQGIKFTNETKTQLLTHLKLLMEQQKLAIPYNKKLLQQINNQQYTYTKTGKLQFTHPPNTNDDLLWALALACYATKTEPTPKFWVIAKMSKGKHKLKQLRKKLLKHQTTGTTR encoded by the coding sequence ATGACCATCGAAGCCCTAAAACAACTAAAAGAAAACCCAACACTCTTCGCACAAACACTCCTAAACTTCAACCCCTTCCCATACCAACAACAACTCCTAAACGACCAAACCAAACGCATCATCGCCTGCATGGCAAGACAAACAGGCAAAACCACAACCATCGCAACAAAAGCAATACACTACGCATACACAAACCCAAACACAACAACACTAATAATATCGCCATCACTCCGCCAAAGCATAATAATGTTCGACAAAATCCTAAACTTCATCACCAACAACCCACTACTCAACCAAAGCGTAACCCGCAAAACACGAACCCTAATCCAACTAACAAACAAATCTCAAATAATCGCACTACCATGCAGCGAACACCAACTCCGCGGATACACCGCACACCTAACAATCTGCGACGAAGCCGCATTCACACCCGAACACATAATAACAGAAATAATCCTCCCAATGCTCAGCACAACAAACGGAACCGCAATCCTCCTAAGCACACCATGGGACAAAAACCACTTCTTCCACCAAGCCTTCCTAAACCCAAACTACACCACATACAAAATCAAATCAGAACAAAACCCACTAATCCCAAAACAATTCCTCCAAGAAATGCAACAAAACATGACAAAAGAAGCCTACAAACGCGAATACGAAGCCGAATTCACAGAAACCCAAAACACCTACTTCCCACAAGAACTAATCCGCAAATGCGTAGAACACGCACAAAAAATCAACCTAGAACCCTACACAAACCTCGAACAACCAACACAACAAGGCAACTACTACGCAGGAATAGACCTCGGCAAACTCAAAACCCACACCGCAATAGCAATAACCCAAAAACAAGAAAACGACACAATCAAACTCGTCTACACACACGAATTCCCACTCGAAACACCATGCACACAAATAATCCAACACCTAAAAAACGCACAACAAAAACTCAACATCCAAAAAACCCTCATAGACCAAACAGGCATCGGCGAACCAATCCTCGAAGAAATCCAAAACCAAAACATACCAAACACACAAGGCATAAAATTCACAAACGAAACCAAAACCCAACTCCTAACACACCTAAAACTCCTAATGGAACAACAAAAACTCGCAATCCCATACAACAAAAAACTCCTCCAACAAATAAACAACCAACAATACACATACACAAAAACCGGAAAACTCCAATTCACACATCCACCTAACACAAACGACGACCTCCTCTGGGCACTAGCACTCGCATGCTACGCCACAAAAACAGAACCAACACCCAAATTCTGGGTCATCGCAAAAATGAGCAAAGGCAAACACAAACTAAAACAATTAAGAAAAAAACTTCTCAAACACCAAACCACAGGCACAACAAGATGA
- a CDS encoding ATP-binding cassette domain-containing protein, whose translation MTRKQEYFKITKLARRYDKRTGKFTFNITYETATQLTPRTLNVAETFGLGIDQTQKFPIYDNVELKISPKDIVYITGDSGSGKSVLLKAIKHDLGKEAADMQKIKPNPNKPIIDTIGKNFTEALELLSKAGLNDAFLFVRRFRELSDGQKYRYRIAKLMESRKQWWIADEFCSVLDRDTAKIVAFNLQKAARQMGKAVVVATTHGDLFEDLRPSVHVHKRFGKEISVKYYVNEAAGECSLMREMRVEEGTFADYKCLSGFHYRSGRCPPPRKVFVLRRGGELCGVIVYSYASPLAFGRSKVWKGSFGDLQRDFSVVSRVVVHPKYRSIGLGVRLVRETLALAGTRFVELVAVMARYNPFAERAGMRRVAVQLPCKQALRVVEVLERVGFCRDLLGCENYLRGRLACLSEKEIGEIKDAFVGNVHPRFVRCFGGGSVFGDKKAYVEGVRRAGVEKLVKLIRVCGVLLQVKVYLFWDKFGEL comes from the coding sequence ATGACAAGAAAACAAGAATATTTTAAAATAACAAAACTCGCAAGACGCTACGACAAACGAACAGGCAAGTTCACCTTCAACATCACCTACGAAACAGCCACACAACTAACACCCCGCACACTTAACGTCGCAGAAACCTTCGGCTTAGGCATAGACCAAACCCAAAAATTCCCAATCTACGACAATGTGGAATTAAAAATCAGCCCAAAAGACATTGTCTACATCACAGGCGACAGCGGCTCAGGAAAAAGCGTCCTATTAAAAGCCATAAAACACGATTTAGGCAAAGAAGCAGCAGACATGCAAAAAATAAAGCCAAACCCAAACAAACCAATAATCGACACAATCGGCAAAAACTTCACCGAAGCACTCGAACTGTTAAGCAAGGCTGGATTAAACGACGCTTTCCTATTCGTTAGGCGTTTTCGAGAACTAAGCGATGGACAAAAATATCGCTACCGAATCGCGAAATTAATGGAAAGCCGCAAACAATGGTGGATTGCTGACGAGTTCTGCAGCGTTTTAGATCGTGACACGGCGAAGATTGTGGCTTTTAATTTGCAGAAGGCTGCGAGGCAGATGGGTAAGGCTGTGGTTGTGGCGACGACTCATGGGGATTTGTTTGAGGATTTGAGGCCTAGTGTGCATGTTCATAAGCGGTTTGGTAAGGAAATCAGTGTGAAGTATTATGTGAATGAGGCGGCAGGGGAGTGTAGTTTGATGAGGGAGATGCGTGTTGAAGAAGGCACTTTTGCGGATTATAAGTGTTTGAGTGGTTTTCATTATCGTTCTGGTCGTTGTCCGCCTCCGAGGAAGGTTTTTGTTTTGAGGCGTGGTGGTGAGTTATGTGGGGTTATTGTTTACAGTTATGCGTCGCCTTTGGCTTTTGGCAGAAGTAAAGTGTGGAAGGGCAGTTTTGGTGATTTGCAGAGGGATTTTAGTGTTGTTAGTCGTGTGGTTGTGCATCCGAAGTATCGCTCGATTGGTTTGGGTGTTAGGCTTGTGCGGGAGACTTTGGCTTTGGCTGGGACGCGTTTTGTTGAGTTGGTTGCGGTTATGGCTAGGTATAATCCTTTTGCGGAGAGGGCTGGGATGCGTAGGGTTGCTGTGCAGTTGCCTTGTAAGCAGGCGTTGAGGGTTGTGGAGGTTTTGGAGAGGGTGGGGTTTTGTAGGGATTTGTTGGGTTGTGAGAATTATTTGCGTGGTAGGTTGGCGTGTTTGAGTGAGAAGGAGATTGGGGAGATTAAGGATGCGTTTGTTGGGAATGTGCATCCGCGGTTTGTGCGGTGTTTTGGTGGGGGTTCTGTGTTTGGGGATAAGAAGGCTTATGTTGAGGGGGTGAGACGTGCGGGTGTTGAGAAGCTTGTGAAGTTGATTAGGGTTTGTGGTGTTTTGTTGCAGGTGAAGGTTTATTTGTTTTGGGATAAGTTTGGAGAATTATAA
- a CDS encoding AN1-type zinc finger domain-containing protein translates to MSKCEQCGIEVELPFQCNFCGKYFCMEHRLPENHQCPNAPHRTPLGPWYAKKTPQPKPEEIKVLIPEQAKSNEKGASEENSIL, encoded by the coding sequence ATGTCGAAATGTGAACAATGCGGAATTGAGGTTGAGCTTCCTTTTCAGTGCAACTTTTGTGGAAAATACTTCTGCATGGAGCATAGGCTTCCAGAAAACCATCAATGCCCAAATGCTCCACATAGAACTCCATTAGGTCCATGGTACGCCAAAAAGACCCCACAACCAAAACCAGAAGAAATAAAAGTTCTAATCCCCGAGCAGGCTAAATCTAATGAAAAAGGCGCATCAGAAGAGAATTCCATTTTATAA
- a CDS encoding DUF4037 domain-containing protein → MVGLKGENRIEVFRKAAEQLVSRISSFDGVVGIVFLGGLVRGFADRFSDLDVTVFLGDADEGLVRRVRGVVSEVEKRFGVETDVMVHVLSEFRRWRWDEADRWELSRAEIVYDPKGEVKRIFEDKLRLPKDLWTKRIAVCAEYLRWCACPPREGVGTVAESWIERGDLASAHYCLDYALELLIRLVYALNKEFLAPPKWRIHYAYRLKWLPKDYEKLVKEAMTVKSLSVKEFNRRLEAIRKLWSNITPKIKEVTGLEKEQLSKYYVEKVLKQTSVLSNH, encoded by the coding sequence ATGGTTGGGTTGAAGGGGGAGAATCGTATTGAAGTTTTTAGGAAAGCCGCTGAACAACTTGTTTCTAGGATATCTTCTTTTGATGGTGTGGTGGGTATAGTCTTTCTGGGTGGTTTGGTTAGGGGGTTTGCTGACCGGTTTTCTGATTTGGATGTTACTGTGTTTTTGGGTGATGCGGATGAGGGTTTAGTTCGGCGGGTTCGTGGGGTTGTTTCTGAAGTGGAGAAGCGTTTTGGTGTTGAAACTGACGTTATGGTTCATGTGCTTAGCGAGTTTAGGCGTTGGCGGTGGGATGAAGCGGACAGGTGGGAGCTTTCTAGGGCGGAGATTGTTTATGACCCGAAAGGTGAGGTTAAGCGGATTTTTGAAGATAAATTGCGTTTGCCTAAGGATTTGTGGACTAAGCGCATTGCGGTTTGTGCGGAGTACCTCCGATGGTGTGCTTGTCCGCCTAGGGAAGGTGTTGGCACGGTTGCTGAGTCATGGATTGAAAGGGGCGATTTGGCGAGTGCGCATTACTGTTTAGATTATGCTTTGGAACTGCTGATTAGGCTGGTTTACGCATTGAACAAGGAGTTTTTGGCACCACCAAAATGGAGAATCCACTACGCATACCGCTTAAAATGGCTACCTAAAGACTACGAGAAGCTTGTTAAAGAAGCGATGACGGTTAAAAGTCTATCAGTTAAGGAATTTAATAGAAGACTAGAAGCTATAAGGAAACTATGGAGCAATATAACGCCTAAAATAAAAGAAGTTACAGGACTGGAAAAAGAACAACTCTCAAAATACTACGTCGAAAAAGTGCTCAAGCAAACAAGCGTTCTTTCTAATCATTAA